A window of the Streptomyces sp. NBC_00250 genome harbors these coding sequences:
- a CDS encoding LacI family DNA-binding transcriptional regulator: protein MQTPEPLGGTRPTSRDVARTAGVSQATVSLVLGDKWRGRVSERTAGTVREAARALGYRPNLAARNLRLGRTRTALLVVPALTNEFFARVYTGAATVAARHGFGVVLYPSPDGVGPARDPFASARAALDGVIASSMASDALKAFRGTDLPLVMLDSDPADSGAAAHVNLDIADGMRQVTGHLLALGHRRFVHLASAVPSWTFDVRAAALAECLAGVSVRTVRAPLDVHGAMAATERALAAPGPRPTALVCDDDILAAGACKALRRLGLRVPEDVSVTGFDDLALATAVEPELTTVALPAERIGERGMEALLAVLTGEPGRPDQLPVTLVERGSSGPAPASDD from the coding sequence GTGCAGACCCCGGAGCCGCTCGGCGGCACCCGCCCCACCAGCCGGGACGTCGCCCGGACCGCCGGCGTCTCCCAGGCCACGGTCTCCCTCGTCCTCGGCGACAAATGGCGCGGCCGTGTGTCGGAACGCACGGCCGGGACCGTGCGGGAGGCCGCCCGGGCCCTCGGCTACCGGCCCAACCTCGCCGCCCGCAACCTCCGCCTCGGCCGCACCCGGACCGCGCTCCTGGTCGTCCCGGCCCTGACGAACGAGTTCTTCGCCCGGGTCTACACCGGCGCGGCCACCGTCGCCGCCCGGCACGGCTTCGGGGTGGTGCTGTACCCCTCCCCCGATGGCGTCGGCCCCGCCCGGGACCCCTTCGCCTCCGCCCGCGCCGCCCTCGACGGCGTCATCGCCTCCTCGATGGCCTCCGACGCCCTCAAGGCCTTCCGGGGCACCGACCTGCCCCTGGTGATGCTCGACAGCGACCCGGCGGACAGCGGGGCCGCCGCCCACGTCAACCTGGACATCGCGGACGGCATGCGCCAGGTCACCGGGCACCTGCTCGCCCTCGGCCACCGGCGCTTCGTCCACCTCGCGTCGGCCGTGCCCTCCTGGACCTTCGACGTCCGGGCCGCCGCGCTCGCCGAGTGCCTCGCCGGGGTCTCCGTACGGACCGTCCGGGCGCCCCTGGACGTGCACGGCGCCATGGCCGCCACCGAGCGCGCCCTCGCCGCCCCCGGCCCGCGCCCCACCGCCCTCGTCTGCGACGACGACATCCTGGCGGCCGGCGCCTGCAAGGCCCTGCGGCGCCTCGGGCTGCGCGTCCCCGAGGACGTCTCGGTCACCGGCTTCGACGACCTGGCACTCGCCACCGCCGTCGAACCCGAGCTGACCACCGTCGCGCTGCCCGCCGAGCGCATCGGGGAACGGGGCATGGAGGCCCTCCTCGCCGTTCTGACGGGCGAACCCGGACGTCCGGACCAACTCCCCGTCACCCTGGTCGAACGCGGCTCCTCGGGCCCGGCACCGGCCTCGGACGACTGA
- a CDS encoding MFS transporter — translation MATEAPARGGYLDILRAPHAARLLAGTLVGRLPNGVGPIAITLFVRDQGGSYTLAGGLIAAYGVATAVGQPLLGRAVDLKGQPRVQLPAAVLSALGMALLALTGIGHLGLAYVAVVVAGLFTPPLEGGLRALWPSVLGSEDRVHRAYAMDAVAQEVMFTVGPLLLTLLVSLWSPAAALLVINVLGVLGALAVVLSEPSRTWRSAPREAHWLGALRSPGLLALLGSFFFVGLALGSITVAAVAYADDRGNPSVYGWLMAALGLGALLGGVTYGARRWSGPPERRLRVLVLLLAVCYLPLVLTPGPVAMTGLAALSGLFLAPVLACAFIVVDRHAPRGTVTEAFSWLVTTFGVGSALGSAVAGPAVELAGTVAGFAVAGVGGLVALLVLLATGRVLAAPAAPETPGTEPRHAVGAGAPTSVHSEKNTH, via the coding sequence ATGGCCACCGAGGCCCCGGCACGAGGCGGCTATCTCGACATACTCCGGGCGCCGCACGCCGCCCGGCTGCTCGCCGGCACCCTCGTGGGGCGCCTGCCCAACGGCGTCGGTCCCATCGCCATCACCCTCTTCGTCCGCGACCAGGGCGGCAGCTACACCCTGGCCGGCGGCCTCATCGCCGCCTACGGCGTCGCCACCGCCGTCGGCCAGCCCCTCCTCGGCCGTGCCGTCGACCTCAAGGGCCAGCCCCGGGTCCAGCTGCCCGCCGCGGTCCTCTCCGCCCTCGGCATGGCCCTGCTCGCCCTCACCGGCATCGGCCACCTCGGCCTCGCCTACGTGGCCGTGGTCGTCGCCGGGCTCTTCACACCGCCCCTGGAGGGCGGCCTCCGCGCCCTGTGGCCGAGCGTCCTGGGCAGCGAGGACCGGGTCCACCGGGCGTACGCCATGGACGCGGTCGCGCAGGAGGTCATGTTCACCGTCGGCCCGCTGCTGCTGACCCTCCTGGTCTCCCTGTGGTCGCCCGCCGCGGCCCTGCTCGTCATCAACGTCCTCGGCGTCCTCGGCGCCCTCGCGGTGGTCCTCTCCGAGCCCTCCCGGACCTGGCGCTCCGCGCCCCGCGAGGCCCACTGGCTGGGCGCCCTGCGCTCACCCGGGCTCCTCGCCCTCCTCGGCTCGTTCTTCTTCGTCGGCCTCGCGCTCGGCTCCATCACCGTCGCCGCCGTCGCGTACGCCGACGACCGCGGCAACCCGTCCGTCTACGGCTGGCTGATGGCCGCGCTCGGCCTCGGCGCCCTCCTCGGCGGTGTCACCTACGGCGCCCGCCGGTGGTCCGGACCGCCCGAGCGGCGGCTGCGCGTCCTCGTGCTGCTGCTCGCGGTCTGCTACCTGCCGCTGGTGCTCACGCCCGGCCCCGTCGCCATGACCGGCCTCGCGGCCCTCTCCGGCCTCTTCCTGGCGCCCGTCCTCGCCTGCGCGTTCATCGTCGTGGACCGGCACGCGCCGCGCGGCACCGTCACCGAGGCCTTCTCCTGGCTCGTCACCACCTTCGGTGTCGGTTCGGCCCTCGGCTCCGCCGTGGCCGGACCCGCCGTCGAACTCGCCGGGACGGTCGCGGGATTCGCCGTCGCCGGGGTGGGCGGTCTGGTCGCCCTCCTCGTCCTGCTCGCCACCGGCCGCGTCCTCGCCGCGCCCGCCGCCCCGGAAACCCCCGGGACCGAGCCGCGACACGCCGTCGGAGCAGGCGCCCCCACCTCCGTACACAGCGAAAAGAACACGCACTGA